Proteins encoded within one genomic window of Phototrophicus methaneseepsis:
- a CDS encoding flavodoxin domain-containing protein, with the protein MKNTVLVAYATRYGSTQEVAESIAQTLYEQGFLAEIQPMQSVQILTRFDAVVLGAPMYIGKWHPDAHRFVVEHQDALKQQHVAIFALGPISTDKEEMLGSRHQLEEELKRYDWLKTVSCEMFVGRYDPAKLSIAHKLLAALPASPLHGVSATDYRNWDAIREWASALPKKLKAAG; encoded by the coding sequence ATGAAAAATACAGTACTGGTAGCCTACGCGACGCGGTATGGGTCGACCCAGGAAGTGGCTGAAAGTATTGCTCAAACACTCTATGAACAGGGCTTCCTGGCTGAGATACAGCCCATGCAATCTGTTCAGATATTGACAAGGTTTGACGCTGTTGTGCTGGGTGCACCGATGTATATCGGTAAGTGGCACCCTGATGCACATCGTTTCGTCGTGGAACATCAAGACGCACTTAAACAACAGCATGTCGCTATTTTTGCATTGGGGCCTATCAGCACAGACAAGGAAGAAATGCTGGGGTCTCGCCATCAATTGGAAGAAGAACTGAAGAGATATGACTGGCTAAAGACTGTTTCTTGCGAGATGTTCGTCGGGCGTTATGACCCCGCTAAACTGAGTATTGCGCACAAACTATTAGCTGCTTTGCCAGCCAGCCCTTTACATGGCGTGTCTGCAACGGATTATCGTAATTGGGATGCGATCCGTGAGTGGGCGAGCGCGCTTCCTAAAAAGCTCAAGGCGGCTGGCTAA
- a CDS encoding flavodoxin domain-containing protein — translation MSGKILVTYASRTGSTIGVAEAVAQTLIDHKLEVDVLPMQDVASVAPYHAVVAGSAIQAGAWLPEAMQFLKTHQRQLNQKPFAAFLVCMTLALKNESMREQANVGNWLQPVRALVRPISEGLFAGILDISKVPSFSERMKFRVSVLSGVWSEGDHRDWDAIHTWADELSDLLQ, via the coding sequence ATGTCCGGTAAAATTCTGGTGACATACGCGAGCCGTACGGGCTCGACAATTGGCGTTGCTGAAGCCGTTGCTCAGACGTTGATCGACCACAAGCTGGAAGTTGATGTGCTCCCGATGCAGGATGTCGCTAGCGTCGCGCCTTATCATGCTGTAGTCGCCGGGAGTGCGATACAGGCGGGGGCCTGGTTGCCGGAGGCGATGCAGTTCTTAAAGACCCATCAGCGACAACTCAACCAGAAGCCTTTTGCGGCCTTCCTGGTGTGTATGACGCTGGCGCTGAAGAACGAATCCATGCGAGAGCAGGCCAATGTGGGTAATTGGCTGCAACCCGTACGGGCATTGGTCCGGCCAATAAGCGAAGGCTTGTTCGCGGGTATTCTGGATATTAGCAAGGTCCCCTCATTTAGCGAACGCATGAAGTTCCGTGTGAGCGTACTTTCTGGCGTCTGGTCTGAAGGTGATCACCGTGATTGGGACGCAATCCACACGTGGGCTGATGAATTGTCCGATCTCTTGCAATAG
- a CDS encoding FeoA family protein — translation MTLDEVQTGQSAIVRRIHGEGAIRRRLMDMGLVRGITVEMVKSAPMGDPVEYLVRGYHLSLRKSEAQIVEIELC, via the coding sequence ATGACGTTAGACGAAGTACAGACAGGTCAATCAGCCATTGTGCGCCGCATCCATGGCGAGGGTGCTATACGTCGCCGTCTGATGGATATGGGCCTGGTGAGAGGCATCACCGTTGAGATGGTCAAATCTGCCCCAATGGGCGATCCTGTTGAATATTTAGTACGTGGATACCATCTTTCCTTACGGAAGTCAGAAGCACAGATTGTTGAAATTGAATTATGTTAA
- a CDS encoding FeoA family protein yields MSEVEVTDSFPLMFAEKGEVVWLTEIRSGDKLRRRLNELGLYVGMEVRVVQGSNSGPMILAVKNDTRLAVGRGMAQKIMVKRSKGAE; encoded by the coding sequence ATGAGCGAAGTTGAAGTGACGGACAGCTTTCCTTTGATGTTTGCAGAAAAGGGCGAGGTCGTCTGGCTGACGGAAATTCGCTCAGGTGATAAATTGCGCAGGCGGTTGAATGAGTTGGGATTATATGTTGGTATGGAAGTCCGCGTGGTACAGGGCAGTAACTCTGGACCGATGATCCTTGCCGTGAAGAACGATACTCGTTTAGCTGTCGGGCGTGGTATGGCCCAGAAAATTATGGTTAAACGCTCCAAGGGGGCTGAGTGA
- the feoB gene encoding ferrous iron transport protein B, translated as MVAQSIKVALAGNPNVGKSTIFNALTGSRQHVGNWPGKTVEKKEGRLFIDGQDVVVVDLPGTYSLTAYSIEEIISRDYIINERPGAVVAVVDAANLERNLYLVAQLFELDVPVIVALNMSDIARGRGLTINIKKLSERLNGAPVIETVGNNGIGIGELKAAIHKLTAPDNLRPIRVTYEDDLEREIVALQASIEAIPELTEVYSARWLAIKLLEADENIIERLASMGYTSLVAAAESACEKIETATGEDAETLITDGRYAFITAVVSGALTRPHEALETTSDKIDRILTHRYYGVPIFLLLMWVVFQVTANVSAPFLDWVDGILGGPITNWALGLFGVVGLGGTWLEALIVDGIIAGVGSVLVFVPVLMSLYLAIGVLEDSGYMARAAFVMDRVMRAMGLHGKSFLPMLVGFGCTVPAVYATRTLENDQDRKLTGFLVTFMSCGARLPVYVVIGSAFFGARSGNLIFGMYILGIVIALLTGWVLKRTVYRNKPPQPFVMELPPYRVPHLRDVWRQTWDRTSGFVRKAGTIILTMSIIIWLLMAIPVSGDDSFNEVAPENSLFGVLSDAASPIFAPAGFGDWQATGSLLSGIVAKEVVISTMGQIYLGDSGDSEEEAAPTFTEDIAEIGTSFVDAVVITAQEFVNIVPRTVNIVPGINMPEADFLGTSGEEEDTTGLESALTQIFTPLAAVAFCVFVLLYTPCMATVAAMRHEFGTRFVTYQVAYTFVLAWLAAVVVYQGGTLLGFGG; from the coding sequence ATGGTAGCACAATCCATCAAGGTAGCTCTGGCGGGTAACCCCAATGTGGGTAAGAGCACGATTTTTAATGCTCTGACAGGTTCTCGGCAGCATGTGGGCAACTGGCCGGGTAAGACCGTTGAAAAGAAAGAAGGACGGCTGTTCATTGACGGCCAGGATGTCGTCGTCGTTGACCTGCCAGGTACATATAGCCTGACAGCTTACTCGATTGAGGAGATTATCTCCCGCGATTACATCATTAATGAGCGGCCTGGGGCCGTTGTCGCTGTGGTAGATGCAGCTAACCTTGAGCGCAACCTTTATCTTGTGGCGCAGCTCTTTGAGCTGGATGTGCCTGTGATTGTGGCATTAAACATGAGCGATATCGCCCGCGGGCGTGGGCTGACCATCAATATTAAGAAGCTCTCCGAACGCTTGAATGGCGCACCTGTCATTGAGACCGTGGGTAACAATGGCATCGGCATTGGTGAGTTGAAAGCCGCAATCCACAAGTTAACGGCACCTGATAACCTTAGACCCATCCGGGTAACCTATGAAGATGACCTTGAGCGTGAGATTGTTGCTCTGCAAGCTTCTATCGAGGCAATTCCTGAATTGACGGAAGTATACAGCGCTCGCTGGTTGGCGATCAAACTGCTCGAAGCCGATGAGAACATAATTGAACGGCTGGCATCCATGGGCTATACATCCCTGGTGGCCGCTGCTGAATCCGCTTGTGAGAAGATCGAAACAGCAACAGGGGAGGATGCAGAGACGCTCATCACAGATGGTCGCTATGCGTTTATCACGGCTGTTGTTTCTGGCGCCCTAACGCGCCCGCACGAGGCCTTAGAAACGACCTCGGATAAAATTGATCGCATTTTGACGCATCGTTATTATGGTGTGCCGATTTTCCTGCTATTGATGTGGGTTGTCTTTCAAGTTACGGCTAATGTCAGTGCGCCCTTCCTGGATTGGGTCGATGGCATCCTTGGCGGGCCGATTACAAATTGGGCTTTGGGATTGTTCGGCGTGGTTGGGCTGGGTGGCACCTGGCTGGAAGCTTTGATCGTTGATGGCATTATTGCTGGTGTAGGCAGTGTGTTGGTCTTTGTCCCGGTTTTGATGTCGCTTTATCTGGCGATTGGGGTACTGGAAGACTCTGGCTACATGGCGCGTGCTGCTTTCGTTATGGATCGTGTGATGCGCGCGATGGGGTTACATGGTAAGAGCTTCTTGCCTATGTTGGTTGGCTTTGGCTGTACCGTCCCGGCAGTATATGCAACCCGTACGCTGGAGAATGACCAGGATCGTAAACTGACGGGCTTCCTGGTGACGTTTATGAGCTGTGGCGCACGTCTCCCGGTATATGTGGTCATAGGGTCCGCGTTTTTCGGTGCTCGCTCTGGCAATTTGATATTTGGCATGTATATCCTCGGCATTGTGATTGCACTCCTGACAGGCTGGGTGCTCAAACGGACAGTTTATCGCAATAAGCCGCCGCAGCCTTTCGTGATGGAGTTACCGCCATACCGCGTGCCTCATTTGCGTGATGTATGGCGGCAGACGTGGGACCGTACCAGCGGTTTTGTACGCAAGGCCGGGACTATCATCCTCACAATGTCGATCATCATCTGGCTGTTGATGGCAATCCCGGTGAGTGGGGATGACAGCTTCAATGAGGTTGCCCCGGAAAACAGCCTCTTTGGTGTACTCAGTGATGCTGCTTCGCCTATCTTTGCCCCGGCAGGCTTTGGGGATTGGCAGGCAACAGGCTCTTTGTTGAGCGGTATCGTTGCTAAAGAAGTGGTCATCAGCACGATGGGGCAGATCTATTTAGGCGACAGCGGAGATTCTGAAGAAGAAGCCGCCCCCACATTTACAGAAGATATTGCCGAGATTGGCACCTCTTTTGTGGATGCCGTTGTAATAACGGCGCAGGAATTCGTCAACATTGTGCCGCGTACTGTGAATATCGTGCCAGGCATCAACATGCCTGAAGCAGACTTCCTGGGTACAAGCGGTGAAGAAGAAGACACGACAGGGTTAGAATCCGCTTTGACGCAAATATTTACACCCCTCGCTGCGGTCGCTTTCTGTGTCTTCGTGCTGCTATATACGCCCTGCATGGCGACTGTTGCCGCGATGCGACACGAATTCGGTACTCGCTTCGTTACTTACCAGGTCGCTTACACCTTTGTCCTGGCATGGCTCGCCGCAGTGGTCGTTTACCAGGGTGGTACTTTGCTCGGTTTCGGAGGTTAA
- a CDS encoding FeoC-like transcriptional regulator: MASQLREVLDRFSEQSVPISINRMAREMALDPAILHHMIDYWVRKGKLREVNNVENCHTCGSKAACPFIVALPRYYERVQEGDAPSGPPCACGDKCTI, from the coding sequence ATGGCGAGCCAACTTCGTGAAGTTCTGGATCGCTTTTCGGAGCAGTCTGTACCGATTTCCATCAATCGCATGGCACGCGAGATGGCGCTTGACCCGGCTATATTGCATCACATGATTGACTATTGGGTGCGTAAAGGCAAGCTCCGTGAGGTCAATAATGTGGAAAATTGCCATACATGTGGTAGCAAAGCGGCTTGTCCATTTATCGTTGCACTGCCGCGCTACTATGAACGGGTACAGGAGGGTGACGCGCCCTCAGGACCGCCTTGTGCTTGTGGCGATAAATGTACAATTTGA
- a CDS encoding cytochrome-c peroxidase, which produces MKRTPLILFLTLGVLLIFTGALLYAQEEAENTQVVQGAFATLPEEPPIPEDNAMTPEKVELGKMLYFDPRLSSSGVISCHTCHNLSLGGTDRLPSSLGHEFLTGGRNAPTVLNAAFFNLQFWDGRATGLEEQAQGPIQAGVEMAMPADMAVNRIASIEGYLPYFEAAFPDEETPITFENIAKAIATFERTLITPNDALDRYLRGDEEALSDDAKRGMEIVVQVGCIACHNGPMLSTGTLMPFRHGEDLGLATVTGEESDEFMFRVATWRNVSLTAPYFHDGSAETLEDAIRIMGSVQLNRDLTEDEVYYIVAFLESLEGEVPEITIPDLPAD; this is translated from the coding sequence ATGAAGCGAACACCACTTATATTATTTCTTACTTTAGGTGTGTTACTCATTTTCACGGGGGCACTCCTTTATGCTCAGGAAGAGGCGGAAAACACTCAGGTTGTGCAGGGGGCGTTTGCAACACTGCCTGAGGAACCACCGATCCCTGAAGATAATGCTATGACGCCTGAGAAGGTTGAGCTGGGGAAGATGCTTTACTTTGATCCGCGTCTTTCTTCCAGTGGCGTGATCTCTTGCCACACATGCCATAACCTCAGCCTGGGAGGTACAGACCGTCTGCCTTCATCGCTCGGCCATGAATTTTTGACGGGCGGGCGTAATGCGCCGACGGTTTTGAATGCAGCATTCTTCAATTTGCAATTCTGGGATGGGCGTGCAACTGGGCTGGAAGAACAGGCTCAGGGGCCGATCCAGGCAGGTGTGGAAATGGCTATGCCAGCTGATATGGCTGTGAACCGCATTGCCAGCATCGAAGGTTATCTGCCTTACTTCGAAGCTGCATTCCCTGATGAAGAAACCCCAATTACGTTTGAGAATATCGCTAAGGCGATTGCAACCTTTGAACGTACGCTGATCACGCCAAATGATGCGTTGGACCGTTATCTGCGTGGTGATGAGGAAGCCCTTTCTGACGATGCGAAGCGTGGTATGGAAATCGTCGTTCAGGTAGGCTGCATCGCATGCCATAATGGGCCGATGCTCTCTACAGGGACGCTGATGCCATTCCGCCATGGCGAAGACCTGGGCCTCGCGACCGTGACCGGTGAAGAATCGGACGAATTCATGTTCCGCGTCGCCACCTGGCGCAATGTCTCGCTGACAGCCCCGTACTTCCATGATGGTAGTGCGGAAACGCTGGAAGACGCTATCCGCATCATGGGCAGTGTTCAGTTGAATCGTGATCTGACGGAAGACGAAGTCTATTATATCGTTGCCTTCCTGGAATCCCTTGAAGGTGAAGTGCCAGAAATTACCATTCCTGACTTGCCAGCCGACTAA
- a CDS encoding catalase, whose amino-acid sequence MAEQPKTLTTASGFPVSDNQNSLSAGPRGPVLIQDFHLMEKLAHFNRERIPERVVHAKGAGAFGTFTVTGDITQYSKAAVFSEVGKQTDIFLRFSTVGGEKGSADTARDPRGFAMKFYTEEGNWDLVGNNTPVFFIRDPLKFPDFIHTQKRVPQTNLKSPTMMWDFWSLSPESLHQVTILFSDRGTPDGYRYMNGYGSHTYSLINANNERVWVKFHVKTMQGIQNLSASAAEKLAGENADYATQDLFYTIEQGDYPKWKMFIQVMTDEQAEQFPYNPFDLTKVWPHGDFPLIEVGILELNRNPENYFAEVEQAAFAPANIVPGIGFSPDKMLQGRIMAYTDAHRYRLGGNYETLPVNRPQAPVHNYQRDGYMRHDGNGGAAPNYEPNSFGGPAQNAQYDEPPFPVDGVGDRYNHREGNDDYTQAGNLFRLMTPDARARLIENIVGSMQGIPQYIQERQIEHFLKADPEYGQGVAAGLGLSISNEVGAD is encoded by the coding sequence ATGGCTGAACAACCAAAAACTCTGACCACAGCTTCTGGCTTCCCGGTAAGCGACAATCAGAATTCCCTCAGCGCTGGGCCGCGCGGTCCGGTGCTCATTCAGGATTTCCATTTGATGGAAAAGCTGGCCCACTTCAACCGTGAACGCATTCCTGAGCGCGTCGTCCACGCTAAGGGCGCTGGTGCTTTTGGCACTTTCACCGTCACAGGCGATATTACCCAATACAGTAAAGCGGCTGTCTTTAGCGAAGTCGGCAAGCAAACAGATATTTTTCTGCGCTTCTCCACTGTCGGCGGCGAAAAAGGCTCCGCAGATACGGCCCGTGACCCACGTGGTTTCGCGATGAAGTTTTACACTGAAGAAGGTAACTGGGACCTCGTCGGCAACAACACGCCTGTCTTCTTCATCCGTGACCCACTCAAATTCCCGGATTTCATCCACACACAGAAGCGCGTCCCGCAGACGAACCTGAAATCGCCAACGATGATGTGGGACTTCTGGTCACTCTCACCAGAATCACTTCATCAGGTGACGATTCTATTCAGTGATCGCGGCACGCCGGACGGCTACCGCTATATGAATGGCTATGGTAGCCACACCTACAGCCTCATCAATGCCAATAACGAGCGTGTCTGGGTAAAGTTCCATGTCAAGACAATGCAGGGCATCCAGAACCTGAGCGCATCGGCGGCTGAAAAGCTCGCTGGCGAAAACGCAGACTATGCCACGCAGGATTTGTTTTACACTATTGAGCAGGGTGACTATCCGAAGTGGAAGATGTTCATCCAGGTCATGACCGATGAGCAGGCTGAACAGTTCCCCTATAATCCCTTTGACCTGACGAAGGTCTGGCCGCATGGTGACTTCCCGCTAATTGAAGTCGGCATCCTTGAACTCAATCGCAACCCTGAGAATTACTTCGCTGAGGTGGAACAAGCCGCGTTTGCGCCAGCAAATATCGTACCGGGCATTGGCTTCTCTCCTGATAAGATGCTACAAGGCCGTATCATGGCCTATACTGACGCCCATCGTTATCGCCTGGGCGGGAATTATGAGACGCTCCCGGTCAACCGTCCCCAGGCCCCCGTGCATAACTATCAGCGTGATGGTTACATGCGCCACGATGGCAATGGCGGCGCAGCGCCGAACTATGAACCCAATAGCTTTGGTGGCCCAGCACAAAATGCACAGTATGATGAACCACCCTTCCCCGTCGATGGTGTCGGTGATCGCTACAATCACCGTGAGGGCAATGATGATTACACACAGGCAGGTAACTTGTTCCGCCTGATGACGCCAGACGCACGTGCTCGCCTGATCGAGAATATTGTAGGCTCCATGCAGGGCATCCCGCAGTATATTCAGGAGCGCCAGATTGAGCACTTCCTGAAAGCGGACCCTGAATATGGTCAGGGCGTTGCGGCTGGTTTAGGCCTATCCATTAGCAACGAAGTCGGTGCAGATTAG
- a CDS encoding LysR family transcriptional regulator has translation MELRQLEYFVAIVETGSFSQAAQRCNVAQPSLSQQIMKLENELGQQLFDRLGRSIAVTEAGRLFYPRARSILSEVRQAKYVVTDGYMPAQGSLSVGIIPTLGPYLLYQTVQKFKQTYPDAELQIREDMTDNLVDKLLNAELDVAFVSLPIENKQIITEQLFVEPLYVAIPANHELANEAVIDISTLGHLPFIRLSDQNCLADQLDAFCYVQKIDPPTIYHTTQLTTVLEFVRLGIGVSLIPACSAALYEGGGLVFKRIAHNTLERTIVAARHHGRAESVLSRGFNHFLAEAWRQIVGETIAEQV, from the coding sequence ATGGAACTGAGGCAACTCGAATATTTTGTTGCTATTGTCGAGACAGGTAGTTTTAGCCAGGCTGCACAGCGGTGTAATGTCGCTCAGCCGTCGCTCAGTCAGCAGATTATGAAGTTGGAAAATGAACTGGGCCAGCAGTTGTTTGATCGCCTGGGGCGCAGCATTGCCGTCACAGAAGCCGGGCGTCTTTTCTACCCGCGTGCTCGTTCGATCCTCTCTGAAGTTCGGCAGGCAAAGTATGTGGTCACTGATGGCTATATGCCTGCACAGGGGAGCTTATCGGTTGGCATTATCCCGACTTTAGGCCCTTATTTGCTTTATCAGACAGTGCAAAAATTCAAACAGACATATCCTGATGCGGAATTGCAAATCCGTGAAGACATGACCGACAATCTGGTTGATAAGCTGTTGAATGCGGAGTTAGATGTCGCATTTGTTAGCCTGCCGATTGAGAATAAGCAGATTATCACGGAACAACTGTTCGTTGAGCCGCTTTATGTGGCTATCCCCGCAAATCATGAACTAGCCAATGAGGCTGTGATTGATATTTCTACGCTTGGGCATTTGCCCTTTATTCGTCTATCAGATCAAAATTGCCTTGCGGACCAACTTGACGCTTTTTGTTATGTTCAGAAGATAGACCCTCCGACGATTTATCACACCACGCAATTGACCACTGTCCTTGAATTTGTACGGCTGGGCATTGGCGTCTCGCTGATTCCGGCTTGTTCTGCTGCTTTATATGAAGGAGGCGGCCTTGTCTTTAAGCGAATCGCCCATAATACGTTGGAGCGCACAATTGTCGCGGCCCGCCATCATGGGCGTGCGGAGTCTGTCCTCAGTAGAGGGTTCAATCACTTCTTAGCGGAGGCGTGGCGCCAGATTGTGGGGGAAACGATCGCTGAACAGGTATAG
- a CDS encoding ABC transporter substrate-binding protein — MLRLKVSFFSGVILILLMSWFLPTMAQDETILTLAVPEWMQFDVDDALEPFLEAHPGVKVVRVNITQNSYAEAAMDLDQHFEIAEAFVGQADVLLLQSSYVLTPATTRAGFFLDLSPLVMADPELDQADFFPAVWQAYQWDNGIWALPASASASLVMYNADAFDEVNLNYPNENWTLSDFAYAINELTQYNSDGEVIVPGMYPYQANLLLRALLGQPFYDASSGLVQPRFASPEVQALIEEWQQVSEDIFDKISYEQIDYNTIPIMVEQTYRLRNSNEDANWQAAPLPGGLAVLDVQAFAVSAGTPYPQLAYELAKYLTSSPEVSRMIYGDSPARRSMVDADTDEMMFFRPELPEEAQALIEEAMESGIGASGRLFEDYFNMAMNAVIDEGQDPLIALQEAEIQAQEDLEIASARAETGVISVATPVPTPVLSDNEIALTFSINANISPLPNRENWEQLALDFVAEDPEVRHIELLSNFSSQDQEDVDCYYSTFSSLSSMDLSEPPILNLDPLINADPNFDRADFVPHVLDQLTVSDRLWGLPLTIEPAILWYRPDLFEEANVPAPENGWTVSEFADALQMLYANSDEFAPFQPSYDMSSYLFMLMAAYGVVPYDYRTTPPTLNLTDPVAVETIRQVLDLAKNGYMDYYELAGTGGGGFSSNNQSPLIGDRLNLMSWRIQFLNTEGNQLEMTTFPVGTQYTPVSYQVGAGYINVDTAHPEGCYRWLSYISQHPEVFNTMPARLSQFDNPSVAARGEGVVAVYQSYAELFASPDLIVFDDFGSSNYDGGFVEQIWINEVFDAYVLEDADLESELANTEANIMVYRDCIEGLPGFDTLTDNRDEAIALMRDYAACAIGIDPAMQERFSYLDEIE, encoded by the coding sequence ATGCTTAGATTGAAAGTAAGTTTTTTCAGTGGCGTCATTCTTATTTTATTGATGAGCTGGTTCCTCCCGACGATGGCGCAGGATGAAACGATTCTGACGCTTGCAGTCCCGGAGTGGATGCAGTTCGATGTCGATGATGCGTTAGAGCCATTCCTAGAAGCGCATCCAGGCGTCAAAGTCGTTCGTGTGAACATCACTCAAAATTCATATGCTGAGGCAGCGATGGACCTGGATCAGCATTTTGAGATTGCAGAAGCGTTTGTAGGCCAAGCCGATGTCTTGCTTTTGCAATCAAGCTATGTTCTGACGCCTGCGACGACACGAGCTGGATTTTTCCTGGATTTGTCGCCATTGGTTATGGCGGACCCTGAACTGGACCAAGCAGATTTTTTCCCCGCTGTTTGGCAAGCATACCAGTGGGATAACGGCATCTGGGCCTTACCCGCTTCAGCATCTGCATCACTGGTAATGTACAATGCGGATGCTTTCGACGAAGTCAACCTGAACTATCCGAATGAAAACTGGACTCTTTCCGACTTTGCTTATGCAATTAATGAGTTAACACAATATAACTCAGATGGTGAAGTCATTGTTCCAGGTATGTATCCTTACCAAGCTAATTTGCTGTTACGGGCACTCTTGGGCCAGCCTTTCTATGACGCTAGTTCTGGGCTCGTTCAACCTCGCTTCGCTTCACCAGAGGTACAAGCTTTAATAGAGGAATGGCAACAAGTATCAGAAGATATTTTTGACAAAATATCTTATGAGCAGATTGACTATAATACTATTCCTATCATGGTTGAACAAACTTATCGCCTGCGTAACTCGAATGAGGATGCAAATTGGCAGGCTGCACCGCTGCCCGGTGGTTTAGCGGTCCTGGATGTACAAGCTTTTGCTGTTAGTGCGGGTACACCCTATCCGCAATTAGCTTACGAACTGGCAAAGTATCTGACGAGCAGCCCAGAAGTAAGCCGGATGATCTATGGTGATAGCCCAGCACGCCGCAGTATGGTTGATGCCGATACCGATGAAATGATGTTCTTCAGGCCAGAATTGCCTGAAGAAGCACAGGCATTAATTGAGGAGGCGATGGAAAGCGGCATCGGTGCCTCAGGACGCTTGTTTGAAGATTACTTCAATATGGCGATGAATGCTGTGATCGATGAAGGTCAGGATCCTTTAATTGCACTCCAAGAAGCAGAGATTCAAGCGCAAGAAGACCTAGAAATAGCTTCTGCCAGGGCCGAGACAGGCGTCATTTCTGTTGCGACACCAGTGCCGACGCCCGTCCTGAGTGATAATGAAATTGCTCTGACGTTTAGCATCAACGCGAATATTTCACCGCTGCCAAACCGTGAAAATTGGGAACAGCTTGCTCTGGATTTTGTCGCTGAAGACCCGGAAGTGCGGCATATAGAGCTGCTATCGAACTTTAGTAGTCAGGATCAAGAAGACGTCGATTGCTATTACAGCACCTTTAGCTCTTTAAGCAGCATGGATCTCTCAGAGCCGCCAATACTTAACCTGGACCCCCTCATCAATGCTGATCCGAATTTTGATCGGGCTGACTTTGTACCGCATGTGCTCGACCAGCTAACGGTATCGGACCGTCTATGGGGCTTGCCGCTGACGATTGAGCCCGCGATCCTCTGGTATCGACCAGATCTATTTGAAGAGGCTAACGTCCCGGCACCGGAGAATGGTTGGACCGTTTCAGAATTTGCGGACGCTCTCCAGATGTTGTACGCCAACTCTGATGAATTTGCGCCTTTCCAGCCTTCCTACGACATGAGCAGTTACTTATTTATGCTCATGGCTGCCTATGGGGTGGTGCCCTATGATTATCGGACAACGCCGCCCACACTTAATCTGACAGACCCAGTAGCTGTAGAAACCATCCGGCAGGTGCTTGATCTGGCTAAGAATGGTTATATGGACTATTACGAATTGGCTGGGACAGGTGGGGGCGGCTTTAGTAGTAATAATCAAAGCCCGTTGATTGGTGATCGCTTGAACTTAATGAGCTGGCGCATTCAATTCCTGAATACTGAGGGTAACCAGCTTGAAATGACGACATTCCCCGTTGGGACGCAGTACACACCTGTGTCATACCAGGTCGGGGCAGGTTATATCAATGTGGATACAGCACACCCTGAGGGGTGTTACCGCTGGCTAAGTTATATTTCTCAGCATCCTGAGGTTTTTAATACGATGCCTGCGCGTCTTTCTCAGTTTGACAATCCATCTGTCGCGGCTCGCGGCGAGGGAGTTGTTGCTGTATACCAAAGCTATGCAGAGCTCTTCGCATCACCGGACCTGATTGTCTTTGACGATTTTGGTAGCTCAAACTACGATGGTGGTTTTGTGGAGCAAATTTGGATTAACGAGGTCTTTGATGCCTACGTGCTGGAAGATGCTGATCTTGAAAGCGAGCTTGCCAACACTGAGGCCAACATTATGGTATATCGTGATTGCATTGAGGGTTTGCCTGGGTTTGATACGCTAACCGATAATCGTGATGAGGCTATTGCCCTCATGCGTGATTATGCAGCATGTGCGATTGGCATTGACCCGGCGATGCAAGAGCGATTCTCTTATCTGGATGAGATTGAGTGA
- a CDS encoding DoxX family membrane protein has protein sequence MNALLNRKQNRVIDEPNFVKQLLSSPRFAILWLIVRVLLGLQWIEAGSHKVSEAAWTQTGLALKGYWESAVAIPEAGRPAISYDWYRAFLQGLLDAEAYTWFAKLIAYGEVLVGIALIVGAFVGIAAFCGALMNFNFMLAGSASTNPVLFTAAIALILAWKVAGYIGADYFLLNWIGTPWNRKAVANDASPAYSPAAGD, from the coding sequence ATGAATGCTCTGCTCAATCGTAAACAAAATCGTGTCATTGACGAACCGAATTTCGTTAAACAACTGCTCAGCAGCCCGCGTTTCGCAATCCTCTGGCTGATCGTCCGTGTTCTGCTCGGCCTGCAGTGGATCGAAGCTGGTAGCCACAAAGTTAGTGAAGCAGCATGGACCCAGACCGGTCTCGCGCTCAAAGGTTACTGGGAAAGCGCCGTCGCCATTCCTGAAGCTGGCCGTCCTGCCATCTCCTACGACTGGTATCGTGCCTTCCTGCAAGGCCTGCTGGATGCTGAAGCTTACACCTGGTTTGCTAAGCTGATTGCTTACGGTGAAGTCCTCGTGGGTATCGCCCTGATCGTTGGCGCTTTCGTCGGTATCGCAGCCTTCTGTGGTGCACTGATGAACTTCAACTTCATGCTGGCTGGTTCCGCTAGCACCAACCCGGTTCTGTTCACCGCCGCTATCGCTCTGATTCTGGCCTGGAAGGTCGCTGGTTACATCGGTGCTGATTACTTCCTGCTCAACTGGATTGGCACACCGTGGAATCGAAAAGCCGTCGCAAACGATGCTTCCCCGGCTTATAGCCCGGCTGCAGGTGACTAG